One segment of Triticum aestivum cultivar Chinese Spring chromosome 2A, IWGSC CS RefSeq v2.1, whole genome shotgun sequence DNA contains the following:
- the LOC123191043 gene encoding katanin p80 WD40 repeat-containing subunit B1 homolog KTN80.4, which produces MTTNTKRAYKLQEFVAHSSNVNCLKIGRKTSRVLVTGGEDHKVNLWAIGKPNSISSLPGHTSAVESVAFDSTEVFVAAGAASGTVKLWDLEEAKIVRTLTGHRSNCMSVDFHPFGEFFASGSLDTNLKIWDIRRKGCIHTYKGHTRGVNAIRFTPDGRWVVSGGEDSAVKIWDLTAGKLLHEFKSHEGQIQCIDFHPHEFLLATGSADKTVKFWDLETFELIGSTGPEMTGVRSMTFNPDGRSLLCGLHESLKVFSWEPIRCHDTVDVGWSRLSDLNVHEGKLLGCSSNQSCVGIWVVDLTRLEPHATTTSALLNGRSELKTSSGGTMPLQNDSGSRANIGRSSALQNSENNLKASTGRLSVSQNSDSAPKEIKPTAPSGLVPSTPQRVGTGSSTRTAGNSTYASGGTTLKRSSLKSNSTSNLHNFSKTDVVPAAVIIPRTSSGAELGTGSRSYAADVAPVLSKASRRAEPATDPRTESADVAPAVVPRTSSRMEMASDSAPDAVSRVGRRLESAADSRKESADAAPVVPRATSRMEMASDSVPVLPKAGRRFESATDSRKESTDEAPVVVPRATSRMEMASDSRREPSAGRVSPFRIQSRYAEPRKSTNVKVDMDKVDVGSKDTESDDLTCQIFLPRRNGAVQTVIPEETREDVKHGSVYRSGFSGSAESNTSHRNDNYVPRMRKPRDNCYIEVSRAGRTRSIVSNWEGRDQSPSHEEPTTSNSALGAPRGRIYSSRGSSQAAETNIVTSEEDVLSVLIEEHDLFLSSTRSRLTKLQILHQMWQRNDIRGVFSALEKMSDHAVCADMASVLMEKSEAITLDLCTTILPVLADLLESKTDRHVAVSLELVVKLVRTFGPVIHSTVSVGPSSVGVDLEAEQRRERCNLCFIELEKVKNKLPSLMRRKGAASNTAQELSLVFQEIMS; this is translated from the exons ATGACGACCAACACCAAGCGCGCGTACAAGCTCC AGGAGTTTGTGGCGCACTCCTCCAATGTCAACTGCCTCAAGATTGGGAGGAAGACATCGCGAGTCCTTGTCACTGGAGGAGAGGATCATAAGGTTAATCTCTGGGCTATCGGGAAGCCCAATTCGATATCG AGTTTACCGGGGCATACAAGTGCTGTGGAGTCAGTTGCATTTGATTCCACAGAAGTATTTGTGGCTGCAGGAGCAGCCAGTGGCACAGTAAAATTATGGGATCTAGAGGAGGCGAAGA TTGTCCGCACGCTTACTGGACATAGATCAAACTGTATGTCAGTTGATTTCCATCCTTTTGGGGAATTCTTTGCCTCTGGGTCTTTGGACACTAATCTGAAGATATGGGATATAAGAAGGAAGGGCTGTATCCACACATACAAAGGCCACACCAGAGGGGTGAATGCTATTAGATTCACACCTGATGGCCGTTGGGTTGTGTCTGGCGGTGAAGATAGTGCAGTGAAG ATCTGGGATTTGACAGCTGGAAAGTTACTGCATGAGTTCAAATCCCATGAGGGTCAAATTCAGTGCATTGATTTCCATCCCCATGAGTTCCTTCTGGCAACAG GTTCAGCTGATAAAACTGTCAAGTTCTGGGATTTGGAGACCTTCGAGTTGATTGGATCTACTGGACCTGAG ATGACAGGTGTACGATCCATGACATTCAATCCCGACGGAAGATCTCTGTTATGTGGGCTGCACGAGAGCTTAAAG GTTTTCTCTTGGGAACCAATAAGATGCCATGATACTGTAGATGTGGGATGGTCTAGACTATCGGATCTGAATGTCCATGAGGGAAAACTTCTTGGTTGTTCTTCTAATCAGAGTTGTGTTGGAATATGGGTTGTTGATCTAACG CGTCTTGAGCCACATGCAACTACTACTTCAGCATTACTTAATGGCCGTTCTGAATTGAAGACTTCATCAGGTGGCACTATGCCATTACAAAACGACAGTGGTTCAAGGGCTAACATAGGGCGATCATCAGCTCTACAAAATTCAGAGAATAACTTAAAAGCTTCTACAGGAAGGCTCTCAGTTTCTCAAAATTCAGATTCTGCACCCAAAGAGATTAAGCCGACAGCTC CAAGTGGCTTGGTCCCAAGCACTCCTCAAAGGGTCGGAACTGGCTCCAGTACTAGAACAGCTGGAAATTCAACTTATGCATCTGGTGGCACCACATTAAAGAGAAGTTCACTGAAGAGTAACAGCACTTCTAATCTTCATAATTTCAGTAAAACTGACGTGGTGCCTGCTGCTGTTATCATCCCAAGAACTAGCTCAGGAGCAGAGCTTGGTACTGGTTCAAGAAGTTATGCTGCTGATGTGGCCCCTGTTCTTTCGAAGGCAAGCAGAAGGGCAGAGCCGGCTACTGATCCTAGGACAGAAAGTGCTGATGTGGCACCTGCTGTTGTTCCCAGAACAAGTTCAAGAATGGAAATGGCCTCTGATTCAGCACCTGATGCTGTTTCTAGGGTAGGCAGAAGGTTGGAATCTGCTGCTGATTCTAGGAAAGAAAGTGCTGATGCAGCACCGGTCGTTCCCAGGGCTACTTCAAGAATGGAAATGGCCTCTGATTCTGTACCTGTTCTTCCGAAGGCAGGCAGAAGGTTCGAGTCTGCTACTGATTCAAGAAAAGAAAGCACTGATGAAGCACCTGTTGTTGTTCCTAGAGCAACTTCAAGAATGGAAATGGCCTCTGATTCTAGGAGAGAACCTTCTGCAGGAAGAGTATCACCATTTAGGATCCAATCAAGGTATGCTGAACCAAGGAAATCAACCAATGTGAAAGTTGATATGGACAAAGTTGATGTGGGAAGCAAAGATACTGAAAGTGACGACCTTACTTGTCAAATATTTCTTCCTCGGAGGAATGGTGCTGTTCAAACAGTGATTCCAGAAGAAACTCGTGAAGATGTAAAACATGGTTCAGTTTACAGGTCGGGATTTTCAGGTTCAGCAGAATCAAATACAAGCCACCGGAATGATAATT ATGTTCCTAGAATGCGTAAGCCAAGAGATAACTGCTACATTGAAGTTTCAAGAGCAG GAAGAACAAGATCAATTGTTTCTAATTGGGAAGGCAGGGATCAGTCCCCAAGTCACGAAGAACCAACAACAAGCAATTCAGCGTTGGGGGCTCCTAGAGGCCGAATATATTCATCT AGAGGAAGCAGTCAAGCAGCTGAAACTAATATCGTAACTAGCGAGGAAGATGTTTTATCTGTTCTAATCGAAGAGCATGATCTATTTTTGAGTTCAACACGGTCACGGCTGACAAAATTGCAG ATTCTGCACCAAATGTGGCAAAGAAATGACATCAGGGGTGTTTTCTCAGCGCTGGAGAAGATGTCCGATCATGCT GTATGTGCTGATATGGCAAGTGTTCTGATGGAGAAAAGCGAAGCCATCACACTAGATTTATGTACCACTATCCTGCCTGTCCTTGCTGACCTTTTGGAGAGTAAAACTGACAG GCATGTAGCCGTATCACTGGAACTGGTAGTGAAGCTTGTCAGGACTTTTGGGCCTGTAATACATTCAACAGTGTCGGTTGGTCCATCTTCTGTTGGTGTAGATCTTGAAGCAGAGCAAAG GCGGGAGAGGTGCAACTTATGCTTCATAGAACTGGAGAAAGTTAAAAATAAGCTTCCTTCCCTTATGAG AAGAAAAGGGGCAGCTTCAAACACAGCGCAGGAGCTCAGTCTTGTCTTCCAGGAAATTATGTCGTAG